From the Candidatus Zixiibacteriota bacterium genome, the window ATTCAGCTACTACATCTCTGTCGTACGCCTTGCAACTGAACACATCGAGATACGTCGTGTTCGTCTGATTTGCAAAATGAGCCGATATCAGAGAAGTCTCTATCAGCTGCACCATCGAGTATCCCGACACGCGCTCGTCCTCCCCGAAATGCACAACCAGAGTCTCACCGAACCGCTTCATTTGTATGAGATCGCAAAGCTCGGCTACGAACTGCTTGATCTTCTCAGCATCGCGGATGGTGTCGGGATTGCAATCATAGATATCTATGCTCGATGCAATTCCCCATACAGCCTGATCCACCGCCTCATTAACAAGGCATTTTGTTTT encodes:
- a CDS encoding S-adenosylmethionine decarboxylase, which encodes MKTKCLVNEAVDQAVWGIASSIDIYDCNPDTIRDAEKIKQFVAELCDLIQMKRFGETLVVHFGEDERVSGYSMVQLIETSLISAHFANQTNTTYLDVFSCKAYDRDVVAEFARKFFGGTYCITHTNLRK